The DNA window TCCAGATGCGGCCTTCCCAGTTCCAGCTCCACAGCGTGGCGGCGGATGACGCCATCGCATCGAGATAGGATTGCCGGTCTTCCGGCAGCACCAGGTGCGCGAACTGTTCCGGCTGCGCGGCGAGTTCGGCCGCCGGCAAGCCCAGCAGCGCCTGGCAGCCTTCGCTGAGATAGGGGAAGGACACGCGGCCGTCCGTCTCGCGGCGGAACTGGTACACCAGGCCGGGTGTGTGCGACACGATGGCGTCGAAGCGCGTTTGCACCTGTTGCAGCACGTCCGTCGCCGCTTCGTCCTCGGCGATCGCCAGCACGCAGTCCCTGTCGTCGTGGCGCACCCGCAGCAGCCGCAGCGTCACCGGGTAGCTCGTGCCATCCGTCCGCGCCAGCGTGGTGCCGGCGGCGGTCCCGGCGGCAAGGGCCGCGTCGAACCCTTCGCGGGACAGGGCAGGGGCAATGGCGGCGAAGTCGTCGCCGGCGCGACCGCCCGATTGTCGGCCCGCCGCCGGGTTCGTATCGAGCAGGCGCAGTGTATGGGGATCGATCAGGAAGAGCTGGGAACGCGTGGCATGCCACACGGCTTGGTGGCAGGAATGGACAATGCTCATAAGTGTGTACAATCGTTCCGTATTGGCAGGATGATACGTGAAACACCACTTCTCATGAACAAAGCTTTTGTGAAAGAAACCGAGCAGGACGATGACGACGACGTCCAGCTGGCGCCGCCGATTCCTCCCGGCGCGAAGAACTACCTCACCCCGAGCGGCTACCAGCGCATCAAGGACGAGCTGCTGCAACTGATCGACGTGGAACGGCCCGAAGTCGTGAAGGTGGTGCACTGGGCCGCCTCGAACGGCGACCGCTCGGAAAACGGCGACTACATCTACGGCAAGCGCCGACTGCGCGAAATCGACCGCCGCATCCGCTTCCTCACCAAGCGGCTCGACCTGGCCGAAGTGGTCGACCCGAGCGTGCACCACGGCAGCGACCAGATCTTCTTCGGCGCCACCGTCACCTACAGCAACCAGGATGGCGTGGAAAACACGATCACCATCGTCGGCATCGACGAATTCGACCCGCTGAAGGGCAAGGTCAGCTGGATCTCCCCCATCGCCCGCACGATCACCAAGGCGCGCGAGGGCGATACCGTGACGCTGCACACGCCGACCGGGGTGGAGGAGCTGGAGATTCTGGAAGTCAGCTATCCGGCAGCGAAGTAGCCATCCGCAGCGTGTCTGGTGTCGGACACTTTTCCCGGGTTTTCGGGAAAGGTGTCGGACACCGGTGTTCCTTACAGAATTCGCCGGCGTGTCTGGTTTCGTACACCGGGGTTTTTCACGGCTTGCATCAACTCTCGACCGGGCGTTTCCCTGGCCGTCCCCGAGGGGCTGGAGAATACATCAAGCCCCGGATTTCCATTAACTCATCCGGATTCAGCTCGCAATCCGACAAGCACCGGTAGTTGGCAAAACGCTCCGTTTCGTTCAGTCCCAGACGCAGGTAAAGCTCGTGTGGACATACCAAGCGGTCAGCGTTGAAGCCGGCATTCCCACGGTAGCTCGACCAGCGGTATCGCTCCTGGTGAATAACCATTCCAGCCCGCATAGGGTTGGCCTCGATATAGCGCTGACATTTCATGAAGTACCGTTCGGTTGGAACCGGATGCGACCAGAAACGGCTTTCCCATACTGAGCCGGTACGGCGCAGCGTTTGTTGAAACAAAGCGTATATTGCTGGCCGAGGCGCCTCATCAGTTCTGGCGCAAGCCTGATCTCATCGAACGACGCAAGGATGTGGACGTGGTTGGTCATCAGCACGTAAGCATGGATTGAACAGCCAACGGTGGAGGCATGGCTGCCAAGCCACTCCAGGTAGACGAGAAAATCTGATTCGCTGAGAAAGCATGGCTGGCGATTGTGGCCACGCTGGATGATGTGCAAGGGTATGCCAGGTAACAGCAGACGGGGACGTCGCGACATGGTGCCTCCGGAGGATGAGAATGTCGCTATCTTCTCGCCAGCTTGTCATGGGCAGGCTGTGGGAGCGCAAGGGAAAACCGGTGTCTGACACTTTTTTCTGGATGAATCGCCCAGAAAAAAGTGTCAGACACCAGTCGCAGGCGGGGGCTGTCCCAGTTTTTATCCCCGCTCGCGGGATACCCGGTTCACACCAGTGACTTTGCGCACGTTGCGCAGCAGCCCGGCGAGGTGCACCCGGTCCTTCACCTGGATCGTGAAGCGCAGCTGGTGCAGCACGTGGTCGTTGTCCTCGTCCATGCCGACGAAGGTGATGTTGCCGTCGGATTCGCCGATCTCGGCGGCCACGCGGGCGAGGATGCCTTTTTCGTTGTTGATCAGCAGGCGGATGCGGCTGTCGAAGCGGCGGTTCAGTTCCGTGCCCCATTTCACCGCGATCCAGCGGTCCGGTTCCTTCTGGCGCTGGCGCCGCGCCACGCTGCAGTCGGACGTGTGCACCTGCAGGCCCTGGTCGCGGCGCAGCTGGCCGATGATCTGGTCGCCCGGGATCGGCAGGCAACAGGGAGCCAGTTGGACGGAGACGCCTTCGCTGCCGTAGATCGTCACCGGGTCCAGGTCGGCCGCCGAATTGTGGTCGATCGGCATCGAGGCCGATTCGCCGCCCAGCAAGCCGAAGACGTGCCGTGCCACGAGGGCCGCCATGCGCTTGCCGATGCCGATGTCGGCATGCAGCTCGTCCATCGATTTCGCCGACGATTCGTTCAGCAGCCGTTCCACCAGGGGTTCGGGCAGGTCCGGCGAGATGCTGATCGCGGCAAGCGCCTGCTGCAGCAGCTGCCGGCCCAACCCGATCGATTCGGGCAGGTTGATCGTGCGCAGGTGGTGCCGGATCGCCGAGCGCGCCTTGCCGGTGCGGACAAAACTCAGCCAGCTCGGGCTGGGCCGCGAATCCGGGTCGGTCACCACCTCGACGATGTCGCCGTTGCGCAGCTCGGTGCGCAGCGGAGCGGGTTCGCCGTTGATCGTCACGGAAACGGTATGGTCGCCGATGCCCGTGTGGATCGCGTAGGCGAAATCGATCGGCGTGGCGCCGCGCGGCATCGCGATGATCTTCGACTTCGGCGTGAACACATACACGGAATCGGGGAACAGGTCGACTTTCACGTGTTCGAGGAACTCGGCCGAGTCGCCCGTCTGCTGCTGGATGTCGAGCAGCGATTGCAGCCACGCGTGGGTGCGCTGCTGCATGTCCGTCATGTTGGCGTCGCTGTTCTTGTACAGCCAGTGCGCCGCCACGCCCGATTCGGCGGTGCGGTGCATTTCCTGCGTGCGGATCTGGAATTCCACCGGCGTGCCGTACGGGCCGATCAGCGTGGTATGCAGCGACTGATAGCCGTTCAGCTTGCGGATCGCGATGTAATCCTTGAACTTGCCCGGCATCGGCTTGTACAGCGAATGCAGCGTGCCCAGCGCGACGTAGCAGTTCGGGAAGCTGTCGACGACGACGCGGAAGCCGTACACATCGAGCACCTGCGAGAACGTGAGGTGTTTCGAGCGCATCTTCTTGTAGATGCCA is part of the Pseudoduganella lutea genome and encodes:
- a CDS encoding transposase, whose amino-acid sequence is MSRRPRLLLPGIPLHIIQRGHNRQPCFLSESDFLVYLEWLGSHASTVGCSIHAYVLMTNHVHILASFDEIRLAPELMRRLGQQYTLCFNKRCAVPAQYGKAVSGRIRFQPNGTS
- a CDS encoding RelA/SpoT family protein gives rise to the protein MNLNSPESGITERPVSRGRRSAAWPDGDAGQPPAISTSPLAAPMTPAGVATISHLTEKLAEYMTEADLKKVKEAYRFSDEMHLGQVRKSGEPYISHPIAVAEICADWKLDAQALMAALLHDVMEDQDVKKEELIERFGSPVAQLVDGLSKLEKIEFQSQIEAQAENFRKMLLAMASDVRVILIKLADRLHNMRTLDVMAPAKKQRIAKETMEVYVPIAHRLGLNNIYRELQDLSFSHLHPLRYTVLAKAVKAARGNRREVVGKILDSVKNTLGMAGIHAEVYGREKTLYGIYKKMRSKHLTFSQVLDVYGFRVVVDSFPNCYVALGTLHSLYKPMPGKFKDYIAIRKLNGYQSLHTTLIGPYGTPVEFQIRTQEMHRTAESGVAAHWLYKNSDANMTDMQQRTHAWLQSLLDIQQQTGDSAEFLEHVKVDLFPDSVYVFTPKSKIIAMPRGATPIDFAYAIHTGIGDHTVSVTINGEPAPLRTELRNGDIVEVVTDPDSRPSPSWLSFVRTGKARSAIRHHLRTINLPESIGLGRQLLQQALAAISISPDLPEPLVERLLNESSAKSMDELHADIGIGKRMAALVARHVFGLLGGESASMPIDHNSAADLDPVTIYGSEGVSVQLAPCCLPIPGDQIIGQLRRDQGLQVHTSDCSVARRQRQKEPDRWIAVKWGTELNRRFDSRIRLLINNEKGILARVAAEIGESDGNITFVGMDEDNDHVLHQLRFTIQVKDRVHLAGLLRNVRKVTGVNRVSRERG
- the greB gene encoding transcription elongation factor GreB codes for the protein MNKAFVKETEQDDDDDVQLAPPIPPGAKNYLTPSGYQRIKDELLQLIDVERPEVVKVVHWAASNGDRSENGDYIYGKRRLREIDRRIRFLTKRLDLAEVVDPSVHHGSDQIFFGATVTYSNQDGVENTITIVGIDEFDPLKGKVSWISPIARTITKAREGDTVTLHTPTGVEELEILEVSYPAAK